In Pseudomonas sp. R76, one genomic interval encodes:
- a CDS encoding YfiR family protein produces MNVAVSPTERSLSWRHMLLVALVCLLAPRAFAQAPSPADQRAQAVTQVVLGILSYARWPVEPAQLRLCIVGPTQYTDDLVKGTTQATGRPVVVQRLLADHPDIVSACDAVYIGKLSADERARLFTSLIGHPVLSISEGGDQCTVGSLFCLRVGDEQVSFEVNLDSVARSGVRIHPSVLQLSRRRAPAS; encoded by the coding sequence ATGAACGTGGCTGTCTCGCCCACAGAGCGCAGTTTGAGCTGGAGACACATGTTACTGGTGGCGCTCGTGTGCCTGCTCGCCCCACGAGCATTTGCCCAGGCGCCCAGCCCGGCTGACCAACGCGCCCAAGCGGTCACCCAAGTCGTACTCGGCATCCTCAGTTACGCACGTTGGCCGGTGGAGCCTGCGCAACTGCGTTTGTGCATCGTCGGGCCGACCCAATACACCGACGACCTGGTCAAAGGCACCACCCAGGCGACCGGCCGTCCGGTAGTGGTGCAGCGCCTGTTGGCCGACCATCCCGACATTGTCAGTGCCTGCGACGCCGTGTACATCGGCAAACTCAGCGCAGACGAACGCGCCCGGCTGTTTACTTCGCTGATCGGCCACCCGGTGTTGAGCATCAGCGAAGGTGGCGACCAATGCACCGTGGGCAGCCTGTTTTGCCTGCGCGTGGGCGATGAGCAAGTGTCGTTCGAGGTCAACCTGGACTCGGTTGCCCGCAGTGGCGTGCGTATTCACCCCAGCGTGTTGCAGCTGTCCCGCCGTCGAGCGCCCGCGTCATGA